A window of the Brassica oleracea var. oleracea cultivar TO1000 chromosome C1, BOL, whole genome shotgun sequence genome harbors these coding sequences:
- the LOC106299925 gene encoding UDP-glycosyltransferase 84A4-like, translating to MESSLTHVMLVSFPSQGHINPLLRLGKLIASKGLLVTFVTTEKPFGKKMRQANEIQDGSLKPVGLGFLRFEFFDDGFSYDDVDNAGLLLTQLEVAGKREIKILVKRYEEKNQPVRCLLNNAFVSWVCDVAEELQIPSAVLWVQSCACFAAYYYYQNQLAKFPTKTEPEIDVEVPFMPLVLKHDEIPSFLHPSSPFSSFADIILQQIERLPTTSSVLIDTFEELERDIIDHMSQVCPEVIINPIGPLFMMAKTTSSDIKGDISDSANQCMDCLDSKEPSSIVYISFGTIVHLKQEQIDEIAHGLLNSGLSFLWVVRPPMEGLSLAPHVLPQELEDKGMIVEWCAQERVLAHPAVACFLSHCGWNSTVEALSSGVPIVCLPQWGDQVTNAVYLVDVFKTGVRLGRGEADEKIVSREVVTEKLLEATVGEKAVELRENARRWKKEAEATVGYGGSSDKNFGEFVDKLVANIC from the coding sequence ATGGAATCGTCGCTGACTCATGTGATGCTCGTCTCATTCCCATCACAAGGTCACATAAACCCTCTTCTTCGTCTGGGAAAGCTCATAGCCTCTAAAGGCTTACTAGTCACTTTTGTCACAACAGAGAAGCCATTTGGCAAGAAGATGCGTCAAGCCAACGAGATTCAAGACGGCTCGCTTAAACCCGTCGGTTTAGGTTTCCTCCGGTTTGAATTCTTCGACGATGGATTCTCTTACGACGACGTGGACAACGCTGGTTTGCTGCTAACACAGCTTGAAGTTGCCGGGAAACGAGAGATCAAGATTCTCGTCAAGAGATACGAGGAAAAGAATCAACCGGTGAGGTGTCTTTTAAACAACGCTTTTGTGTCGTGGGTGTGTGACGTGGCCGAAGAGCTTCAGATCCCTTCGGCGGTTCTTTGGGTCCAGTCTTGCGCTTGCTTTGCTGCTTATTATTATTACCAGAACCAGTTGGCTAAGTTTCCGACCAAAACAGAACCGGAGATCGACGTTGAAGTCCCCTTCATGCCATTAGTGTTGAAGCATGACGAGATCCCAAGCTTTCTTCATCCATCCTCTCCGTTCTCCAGTTTCGCAGACATCATTTTACAACAAATCGAGCGACTTCCAACGACCTCTTCAGTTCTCATAGACACTTTTGAAGAGCTAGAACGAGACATCATCGACCACATGTCTCAGGTATGCCCTGAAGTCATCATCAATCCCATCGGACCCCTCTTCATGATGGCTAAAACCACGAGCTCTGATATCAAGGGAGACATCTCTGACTCTGCAAATCAGTGCATGGATTGTCTTGACTCGAAAGAACCATCCTCCATCGTTTACATCTCCTTTGGGACTATAGTCCACTTGAAGCAAGAGCAAATCGACGAGATCGCTCACGGCCTTCTAAACTCAGGCTTATCCTTCTTATGGGTGGTTCGGCCTCCTATGGAAGGGTTATCCCTGGCACCACATGTGTTACCTCAAGAGCTCGAAGATAAAGGAATGATCGTTGAATGGTGTGCACAAGAGAGAGTGTTGGCTCATCCCGCGGTTGCTTGCTTCCTAAGTCATTGCGGATGGAACTCAACCGTAGAGGCTCTATCTTCTGGCGTTCCCATTGTTTGTCTACCGCAGTGGGGAGATCAAGTGACAAATGCTGTGTACTTGGTTGATGTGTTCAAGACAGGAGTAAGACTTGGCCGCGGAGAGGCTGATGAGAAGATTGTTTCAAGGGAGGTTGTGACGGAGAAGCTACTTGAAGCGACGGTTGGAGAGAAGGCGGTGGAGCTGAGAGAAAATGCTCGGAGGTGGAAGAAGGAGGCTGAGGCTACGGTGGGGTATGGTGGATCATCTGATAAAAACTTTGGAGAGTTTGTGGATAAGTTGGTTGCCAACATCTGTTGA
- the LOC106333252 gene encoding UDP-glycosyltransferase 84A4-like, with protein sequence MEIGCKLSKLIQRLEVAGKREIKNLVKRYEDKKQPVRCIINNAFVPWVCDVADKLQIPSSVLWVQSCACLTAYYYNQNQLAKFPTKTEPEINVEVPFMPLVLKHDEIPSFLHPSCQYSIFADLILQQIKRLPKTSSVLIDTFEELERDIIDHMSQLCPEVIINPIGPLFMMAKTTSSDIKGDISDSANQCMEWLDSKEPSSIVYISFGTVVHVKQEQIDEIAHGLLNSGLSFLWVVRPPTEGLSRAPHVLPRE encoded by the exons ATGGAGATTGGATG TAAACTCTCGAAGCTTATCCAACGTCTTGAAGTTGCTGGAAAACGAGAGATCAAGAATCTGGTCAAGAGATACGAGGACAAGAAGCAACCCGTAAGGTGTATTATAAACAACGCTTTTGTGCCGTGGGTGTGTGACGTGGCTGATAAGCTTCAAATCCCTTCGTCTGTTCTTTGGGTCCAGTCTTGCGCTTGTCTCACCGCTTATTATTATAACCAGAACCAGTTAGCTAAGTTTCCGACCAAAACAGAACCGGAGATCAACGTTGAAGTCCCTTTCATGCCATTAGTGTTGAAGCATGACGAGATCCCAAGCTTTCTTCACCCTTCCTGTCAATACTCCATTTTCGCAGACCTCATTTTACAGCAAATTAAACGACTTCCAAAGACCTCTTCTGTTCTCATAGACACTTTTGAAGAACTAGAAAGAGACATCATCGACCACATGTCTCAGCTATGCCCTGAAGTCATCATCAATCCCATCGGACCCCTCTTCATGATGGCTAAAACCACGAGCTCTGATATCAAGGGAGACATCTCTGACTCTGCAAATCAGTGCATGGAGTGGCTTGACTCGAAAGAACCATCCTCCATCGTTTACATCTCCTTTGGGACTGTAGTCCACGTGAAGCAAGAGCAGATCGACGAGATCGCTCACGGCCTTCTAAACTCCGGCTTATCCTTCTTATGGGTGGTTCGGCCTCCTACGGAAGGGTTATCCCGAGCACCACATGTGTTGCCTCGAGAGTGA